A genomic segment from Aegilops tauschii subsp. strangulata cultivar AL8/78 chromosome 1, Aet v6.0, whole genome shotgun sequence encodes:
- the LOC141026878 gene encoding uncharacterized protein, with protein sequence MKLIGWNCRGLGNGPAVRSLPDLGRVEDPDIVFLAETKMTAKELERFRWMLGLVHMTGWNSEGRSKGVALFWRRGIDVVMRSYGRRHIDVDVREEDGRLWRMKGVYGESVMERKIEMWHTVRILGQQHQDGRPWICLGDFNEILSDDEKVGGVMRPQTMMDNFRGALEACDLTDIGYTGDKYTWRNHSRDINI encoded by the coding sequence ATGAAACTGATTGGTTGGAACTGCCGGGGGCTCGGGAATGGCCCGGCAGTTCGTAGTCTCCCCGACTTGGGGAGGGTGGAGGATCCCGACATTGTGTTTCTGGCGGAGACAAAGATGACAGCGAAAGAACTGGAGAGATTCAGGTGGATGCTTGGCCTTGTTCATATGACGGGATGGAACTCAGAGGGAAGGAGCAAGGGTGTGGCTTTGTTTTGGCGAAGGGGAATTGATGTAGTGATGAGATCGTATGGTAGGAGACACATAGATGTGGATGTGAGGGAAGAGGATGGAAGATTGTGGAGGATGAAGGGTGTGTATGGTGAGTCAGTCATGGAGAGGAAGATAGAAATGTGGCATACGGTAAGAATCCTGGGGCAACAACACCAGGATGGGAGGCCGTGGATATGTCTAGGAGACTTCAACGAAATTCTTTCGGATGATGAGAAGGTTGGAGGGGTGATGAGGCCACAAACAATGATGGACAATTTTCGGGGAGCTCTAGAAGCGTGTGATCTCACTGATATTGGCTACACAGGGGACAAGTACACTTGGAGGAATCATAGTAGGGACATTAATATATAA